The DNA segment ttggtatgtattcattttctctattttacaAATGTTTTGGGttcttaatactttttttttatacagaaTGGTTcttaatattagttttttttttttttttattttacagaaGGGGTTCTTAATACTtgtaaaatttaacttttttatttgcttAATTTGTacgaaaaatttattttatttaaacattttttttataattaaaaggagCTTCAAGTATTTTAATAGAAAGACACATTGTAAATAATATCTCCAATAGTTTGGTAGAATACATTACATCAATTagaaaattagaattaaaatcaagtaaaaaagtaaaatggtAGGAAAGTTGGAATGTGGTTTTGTAATTAtgcaatatataaaatttagttgtcagaatttttatgtttattataattaaaggaaatatataaaattttaaataatattaaaaatataatcgaATTATAGAAATTTCTCCTTAAACATAAATAGTGAAAGCACAGTATAATTCAATGAAAGAAAGTTTCCTGTTTGAAGTGCTTATAGATAGACATTTAAACGTCATTAAAGAATACAGACCAAAACAATTACTGATAATAGTCAAAATTGAATCGAAGAAGCAAGCCAGGACACGCATGTACATTATACCACAAATACAAGGCCCAGCATAGTTGACCTCAATTTCTGTGTTGAGAGAACagtgcataaaataaaaaagacaccCTACAATATTCTGGTACGCATTGGAATCACAAGAGTTCAATTATTTTACTCAATTCCGAATATCATGTCAGTATTACTACATCTTAGACTCAGACTATGTGAGCCTGCAATtactataaaattataaggaaaagaaaaccaaaaaaactaAACTACCAGTGTTTACAATCGTAGTAAATCAAAGTAAAGAAACATTCATGAAACCGTTAGTTTTCACCACAACTTATCGATGCCACTTCTATTTACGATGAGCCTCCACATCTGGTACTAGCTTCACCGCCTTACTTTTTCTCTGGTGATATTTAGCATATGAATACCACACACCACCAGCTGTATTGATAACCAATCCACTCACATTCAAAGCATGGACTTGAACACCACCCAGTAAGAAGAAACCAAAGGTCTGAAGAAACAACAAGCAACAGATTTAATGCTTGCAGTTAAAACTAGATATAAATGAACATAAAGGGCATGCAAGTCAAATAAATTACTAACTAGTAAGTACTAAGACAAGATGCATAGATATGTATGACTATGAATATTCCGGGCCAggacaacaatttcaaattcaagtttttATGCTCTGACAAATTTTCTATGGCAAACACAGGATCACTCCTAGCTTACCGTGGAAACAACCCCTTTGAGAACGCCAACAATAGTTGTAGTTAAGGCTGAATTAACAATTGTACACAAGAACATGGTGAAGTTGAGAATGATGCCCATCACCAATGAAAGAATCAGGATCACCAAAAATGAGAAAGAATAACTCTGTAAAGGAAAGCAAAATATTAGCTTCGACATCAATTTAtcactaaataaaatatgaccCAGCTATGCCATATCATCAAATACATGCAAATTTTTAGCTTTTCCGAAATATGTTGCAAGCTTTGGCTCCAGTTGTCAACCATCACAAGGAAGTTTTATGATCCTTGAATTATTCTCACAAAATGATCGCTAAGAAATACACTTTGCCAGCACTTTAATTTAGGAGAATTAAAGAAACTGAATCAAGTaatctattaatttaatttataattgcaTCTGGTATATTATGAAAGGACAAGTGTTTTATGAATGTGAAACAGACCCAGATCATGCCAAAATCAAAAGCTGCTGCCTTGTCTTCTTTTCTACCACACATCAAGTGATCTCAGCCTCACAAGTACAACCCCCACGCTCTTTTTCCTTGATTTTTTGTTACATGCCCAATCCTAACAATCTCAAAGTTATCTACAAATCCCCCAGGTCATGATTGTTTTGCAAGAAATGAATCTGCTAGATTCTGATTAATATTTTACAATGGACCAATACATAGAAAATTTGCACAAAACTACTTAGCAGACAATATCAGTTAGAAGAAGAGAATAACAATCATAAGGAAATGAATGAGTACATAACTAACATATTTGCTGTTTGGGATTAACTACACTATCACTGAGGCTTTTAGCAGTTCCTTGAGACAATTGAATTTATTTGATAAGAGTATATAAAAGGACAAAAGATTTAAAATGTCCAAAAATCCAATTCATGGTAGTGTAATCATGAATCCATTCCAATACCAAGAACCAGGTTAAGATTCTGACCTTTGCAAATAATACGGATAAAGAATTTGGGAATTCCCCAGTGGCTACGATGAGAAACATCAAAAATGGAAGAGATAAAAAGCTGTTATAGAACATGATTTCCAAGGATGAAAGCCCATCCTCAGCACCAGATTTTTCCACCAGCACAAGGTACATGGTCTGCGTATGAGTAAGCAGCACTATGAGCAAACCATGCACAATTACTGTGTCCATTACTCCATTATAAGATTAAGAACTATGATATATCAGCATATCACCTggaaaaaaacagaaacaaagGCCATGCTATACCCAAAAAGGTCAAAGGAAAAATCTCCAAGGGCAGCAATGAGAACTCCAGCAGCAGTCAATATCACTGAAAGAGCCACctgaaatttgaaagaaaattatgtatataaaGATGTCTCAGCTCCagaaaggaaaagaataaaatgCTACCAATCATTATAATTAGCACCCCAGGCTaatcaaatgactcctatgcaAAAGGCAACAACTATttcaattatcatttaaattctGTTACCAGTGGCTTTTCTCCCTCTTTAAATGCTACAAATTCTTTTCTAAGAACCCCATTTGATCGCTGTGCACCTTACATAAACTATCTTGATAAGGTGATAGAATAAACAAAAACTTGACATTAACGATAAAAATAACtgaataagaaaattataacaGCCTGTACCTGAGTTGTAGGTTTTCCTTTTCCAGAGAAACACCCAGCAACGAGTACAGCAAGTGGCGTAAGCCTCTTGATTGCAATATACATAGGGATATTGACTCCTTTCAAACTTGCCAAAGCAAAAGCAACATTGGCATTATAGAAAATAGAGAGCGGGAGCAGTCGCTTGGCCGTTGTCATATCCAGTTCTCTTGCTTTCGTGTATCCCGTCTTTCTACCAAAGTGAATAAGCAAGGTGGTAACCAATTGCTAAAAAAAAGACAGATGCCGTTACTTAACATCCATAAACAATAATCAGAATAACCAAAGGGGCGAGGTTATGTGTATTCTTTGATTGGCAACAATACCTGCAGAGTGAGGAGAGTCATTGAATATGCATACTGCATAAGAACAGCCTTGTTGATAAAAACCATGGCCATTGATGTAAATCCATATGACACAGCTGCGAACAAACTATGCGAAAACAGAATAATCACGGTCATCATATTCATAGCTTAGCTAGCCTTGAATTAATAATTCGTAATTTCTAGCGATTGAATGTTgaacaataaatattatttctgTTTGTAACAGACACGTTCACGGTTCACTACGACTAGAGATATTGAGAATGAAAAAATCGGATTAAGTGAAAAGCAAGTAAAGAGAGAAGCATATGAAAAACCTTGAAAAGGAGCTGGTATCTGCATCGGCACGGATCTCCATGAGTAATTAATGGCGAAAGCAAGATCCGATCCGATCCGATCAAATAGTAAAACAAAACCTAAACCCAAAGTCAAGCTTTCAAAATCAGATCGAGCAAAGGtctaagaaagaaagaaaaattagtaaATGAGGTGATTAAATGTAGAACAAAGGGATGAGAAATGAATGGAAGAAGGATGGATTTACTTGGTAAAGGAGAGATTACATGTCTGGATAGCGAAAGGATAAGGAAAGAACTAAGAAGTGATAAGGGAATAAAAGGAGTGAAGTTGGAGAGATAAtagaaagggaaagagagaaaagagtgAAACAGCTGGCTTGGTATCGGCATCTCACTCCCCAAGTTGGAAGTTCCCTAAAATCCGAGCACGATGGAGACTCGCGTCACTCACTTCGCACGCACCAACCTCATTACCATTTGCCGCCTTTTTCGCTCCAATCCCCAACCAATAACATCCAATCAAAATATAACTTCATATTCACATTAGGATATTCCTAAGTGGAAATTATGAACTAATTTTTCTAGGAATTGTTTggtttcttgttttcatttttattaaaaatagaaaatagtgataaaaatatgtttagttagatttttaaaaatattttcagtgaaaatgaaaacagaaaataaccaGTAAATAATACATTCTCGTTTTCAGTTGAaaactaaacatatttttagaattataatattttaaaaaatgaaaagagttttcaaaaataaaaacagtcaAAGACACCCTATATTAAAATTCTTCTTTTAagaaatgcttttttttattattaaatgagtCACTCAACTCATGATTACATATTTAATGAACTTCATCTTCCATCCATGTCTTATGAATTggataaaatatgattaaaatgcAATATCTTactacatatattttgtttcaattaacattttaaaatttattttttgaaggtaaattattttaaaatctatttaaaaaattattttaaaacagacGCATATGTATATTTGTTAAGATgcgtttttttagtttaatacaTTAATGAATTATACAGTAACTcagaattattttaatatgcatTTAGGATCTAATTTGTtaatgtattcaaattaaaaaaaaataagtaggtATGTtttaacatattcatttatagaaaaattaacAAAGTAAGTCTATTTATACATTCTTTTATGACAGTTTATTGTGATGATCAGAGAGCttgaagattttaaaaataaaataaaaaattattaaaacaactttattctcataattttaaaagttaagatattaaatatgaataaaatattagaaaattatacatattaatCACGAAAATTTAAACAAGATGACTCAAAtgacaaattaatatttgaactACTATGGTTTCTCTattacttttaagttttaacgaTAAGTCTATAACTAAGCATAGTTGTGATAAATGAAATTGTGAGGTCTAGAAATGAGAGGAATCTCGATAGTTGAAGGTAAAAGAGATTGAATTTATGCTAATTGCTACTATTATactaaaaatttacaaataatacaaagaaaaaaggtcaaaaatttattgaataaaggTTTAAGGCATTCATGGAGAAGCCTACTAAAGTAGCGTGAAACACCAATAATAACCTTGGAAATTATTGTTGTTACTATTAGATGGTATGGAGTGATAAATAATGTGATAAGTAGAGTGTTTAAACATTCTCAAGAAGACATTAATTACCTCCTGAATGTGATTAGACTAGTTTTGGTTACATGTTTAAATGGAAAGATTTGTTAAGCAGATAAGTTATGATAGAGTCAATGTTTCTTTagtctatttttaaaaacttaaaatatttaaggTGTTTGGGTGTGATTATCTTGTGGTCATGTTAAGTATATATATGTTGAAATAGCATGTTTATAATTTGTAGTCTTAACATAAGGAGTAGAATTATCCacgtttagtttttttaattcgaACCAAATTGTTTTACAAAAATTGTccagttttgttttttcttaaatgattaattttgcatgtttCATTTCGATTTTCTTTTTACACCCCAAGcatggtttgtttgttttttctttcaataaattaaaccaAACCACTTCATAAGAATAATTTAGTTTGAACCAATTAACCAAAACATTTTACAAAAATagtttggttcaattttttctCAAACAATTTGGTCTTTTATGACTT comes from the Glycine soja cultivar W05 chromosome 6, ASM419377v2, whole genome shotgun sequence genome and includes:
- the LOC114415075 gene encoding UDP-galactose/UDP-glucose transporter 7 encodes the protein MEIRADADTSSFSSLFAAVSYGFTSMAMVFINKAVLMQYAYSMTLLTLQQLVTTLLIHFGRKTGYTKARELDMTTAKRLLPLSIFYNANVAFALASLKGVNIPMYIAIKRLTPLAVLVAGCFSGKGKPTTQVALSVILTAAGVLIAALGDFSFDLFGYSMAFVSVFFQTMYLVLVEKSGAEDGLSSLEIMFYNSFLSLPFLMFLIVATGEFPNSLSVLFAKSYSFSFLVILILSLVMGIILNFTMFLCTIVNSALTTTIVGVLKGVVSTTFGFFLLGGVQVHALNVSGLVINTAGGVWYSYAKYHQRKSKAVKLVPDVEAHRK